In Tenrec ecaudatus isolate mTenEca1 chromosome 4, mTenEca1.hap1, whole genome shotgun sequence, a single window of DNA contains:
- the LOC142446849 gene encoding olfactory receptor 52A1-like — protein sequence MFISNFTVFMPSVLTLVGIPGLESVQCWIGIPFFAMYLTAMIGNFLLLTVIKSERSLHEPMYIFLGMLGTTDIGLATSIIPKMLGVFWFHMPEIYFDSCLLQMWFIHTFQCIESGILLAMAFDRYIAICYPLRHATILTFRLVIQIGTAVTLRAAALVTPCIILIKSRLKYYHTTVISHSYCEHMAIVKLAAGNIWINKICGLFVAFAVAGFDVIFISLSYIQILTTVLRLPQKAARFKAFDTCVTHICVFLQFYLLAFFSFFTHRFGSHIPPYIHILFSSIYLLVPPFLNPLVYGLKTRQIRSHVVKIYYARDS from the exons ATGTTCATTTCCAATTTTACTGTCTTCATGCCCTCTGTGTTGACTCTAGTAGGAATCCCAGGGCTGGAGTCTGTGCAGTGCTGGATTGGGATCCCATTCTTTGCCATGTATCTCACTGCAATGATTGGAAACTTCTTGCTGCTGACTGTCATAAAATCAGAACGCAGCCTCCATGAGCCTATGTACATCTTCCTCGGCATGCTCGGAACCACGGATATTGGACTTGCTACAAGCATTATACCCAAGATGCTTGGAGTGTTTTGGTTTCATATGCCAGAAATTTATTTTGACTCTTGCTTGCTTCAAATGTGGTTTATACACACTTTTCAGTGCATTGAGTCAGGCATCCTGCTTGCTATGGCTTTCGATCGTTACATTGCCATCTGTTACCCTCTGAGGCATGCCACCATCTTAACCTTCCGGCTGGTCATCCAAATAGGTACTGCAGTAACTCTCAGGGCTGCTGCCCTCGTCACCCCCTGCATAATACTGATAAAGAGCCGCCTTAAATATTATCACACAACTGTTATCTCGCACTCCTACTGTGAGCATATGGCGATTGTGAAGCTTGCTGCAGGAAATATTTGGATCAACAAGATCTGTGGTTTATTTGTAGCCTTTGCAGTTGCAGGATTTGACGTCATATTCATTTCCTTGTCCTATATCCAGATATTGACCACCGTTTTACGTCTGCCCCAGAAGGCAGCTAGGTTTAAAGCATTTGATACTTGTGTCAcccacatttgtgtcttcctccagttctATCTCCtagccttcttctccttctttacACACAGGTTTGGTTCCCATATCCCCCCTTATATCCACATTCTCTTTTCCAGCATTTACTTGCTGGTCCCTCCATTTCTTAATCCACTTGTCTATGGTTTAAAGACAAGACAGATACGCAGTCATGTAGTGAAAAT ATATTATGCTAGAGATTCATGA
- the LOC142446850 gene encoding olfactory receptor 51G2-like — MRPFNISMEFTPATFTLVGIPGLEAEHIWIAVPFCLMYSIIFLGNGMILHIIRTDSALHQPMYFFLAMLAFVELGVSISTLPTVLGIFLLGITKVSFDGCLLQMFSMHSFTLMESGVLLAMSVDRFVAIYSPLRYTTILTIPRIMGMGAAIALRSVMLMLPLPILLKRLPFCGHNVLTHSYCLHSDLIKLPCGDTRLNSILGLFVITFTSGPDSLLIMVSYVLILHTVLRIAFGTGRWRALSTCVSHICAVLVYYVPLVSLSLLHRFGRHSPPLLKTVMANAYLFFPPVINPVVYSIKTKEIRSSIVRALSRRRNRV, encoded by the coding sequence ATGAGACCTTTTAACATTTCTATGGAGTTTACACCTGCAACGTTCACTCTTGTTGGCATTCCAGGCCTGGAGGCAGAGCATATCTGGATCGCTGTCCCCTTCTGCCTAATGTACAGTATCATCTTCCTGGGAAATGGCATGATTCTTCACATCATCCGAACTGACTCTGCTTTGCACCAACCCATGTACTTCTTTCTTGCCATGCTGGCTTTTGTTGAGTTAGGTGTCTCCATCTCCACCTTGCCCACAGTGTTAGGCATCTTCCTTTTGGGCATTACTAAGGTTAGTTTTGATGGTTGTCTGCTCCAGATGTTTTCCATGCACTCGTTCACCCTCATGGAGTCAGGTGTGCTTCTGGCCATGTCTGTCGATCGCTTTGTGGCCATTTACAGCCCTCTACGCTACACAACCATCTTGACAATCCCCCGCATCATGGGAATGGGTGCCGCTATTGCCCTGAGAAGTGTGATGCTCATGCTCCCGCTGCCCATTCTCTTGAAGCGTCTGCCTTTCTGTGGCCACAACGTCCTCACGCACTCGTATTGCCTCCACTCAGATTTGATTAAATTGCCTTGTGGAGACACTCGCCTTAATAGCATCCTGGGTCTGTTTGTTATTACCTTCACCTCTGGGCCAGACTCACTACTCATTATGGTTTCATATGTGCTAATTCTTCACACAGTACTGAGAATAGCTTTTGGCACAGGGAGGTGGAGGGCACTCAGTACATGTGTGTCACACATTTGTGCGGTTCTAGTGTACTACGTGCCCCTGGTCAGCCTCTCCCTGCTACACCGCTTTGGACGACACTCACCCCCACTCCTGAAGACTGTTATGGCTAATGCCTATCTTTTTTTCCCACCTGTAATCAATCCCGTCGTCTATAGCATCAAAACCAAAGAAATCCGCAGTAGCATCGTTCGCGCACTATCCAGAAGGAGGAATAGGGTTTAG
- the LOC142445892 gene encoding LOW QUALITY PROTEIN: olfactory receptor 52A4-like (The sequence of the model RefSeq protein was modified relative to this genomic sequence to represent the inferred CDS: inserted 1 base in 1 codon): protein MGVNDFREFHRTMCDINILKLLNICYSEDPWIAMPIPNDTAIMAPILTFVGIPGLESVQCWIGIPFYAMYLIALIGNTLLVIIIKSERTLHEPMYIFLAMLGATDIALSTSLVPKMLGIFWFHLPDIYFDACLLQMWLIHTFQGIESGVLLAMALDRYVAICHPLRHATIFTPLFVTHIGIGMTLQPAILVIPCLLLIKCRLKLYLTKIISHTYCERMAVLKLATEDIFINKFYGLFGAFIVGGFDFISITLSYIQIFITVAHLPQRKARLKAFNTCIPHMCVFSQFYLLAFFXFFYSQIWISYPITHTYYFIHSLSSSSTFLQPFGLWGEDQAD, encoded by the exons AAGATCCCTGGATTGCCATGCCTATTCCCAATGACACTGCAATTATGGCGCCTATACTGACATTTGTAGGAATACCTGGCCTAGAATCTGTGCAGTGTTGGATTGGGATTCCATTCTATGCTATGTATCTCATTGCTTTGATTGGAAATACTCTACTTGTGATCATCATCAAATCTGAACGCACCCTCCATGAGCCCATGTACATCTTCTTGGCCATGCTAGGTGCCACAGACATTGCTCTGAGCACCAGTCTTGTACCCAAGATGCTTGGAATTTTCTGGTTTCATTTGCCAGATATCTATTTTGATGCATGTCTCCTTCAGATGTGGCTCATCCACACATTTCAGGGCATTGAATCAGGTGTCTTGCTGGCCATGGCTCTCGACCGCTATGTGGCTATCTGTCACCCCCTTAGACATGCTACCATATTCACTCCTCTATTCGTGACGCATATTGGAATTGGGATGACATTGCAGCCTGCCATCCTCGTAATCCCATGCCTTCTGCTCATAAAGTGTCGCCTGAAGCTATACCTAACCAAAATAATATCCCATACTTACTGTGAACGCATGGCTGTTTTGAAGCTTGCCACTGAAGATATTTTTATCAATAAGTTCTATGGTCTCTTTGGTGCTTTCATTGTTGGTGGGTTTGACTTCATTTCAATCACCCTTTCCTATATCCAGATATTTATCACGGTTGCTCACCTGCCCCAAAGAAAGGCTCGTCTTAAGGCATTCAATACATGTATTCCCCACATGTGTGTCTTCTCCCAGTTCTACCTCcttgctttct tctttttttactcACAGATCTGGATCTCATATCCCATCACACATACATATTACTTTATCCATTCTTTATCTAGTAGTTCCACCTTTCTTCAACCCTTTGGTCTATGGGGTGAAGACCAAGCAGATTAG